A single region of the Hoeflea prorocentri genome encodes:
- the gshB gene encoding glutathione synthase — protein sequence MSGNLKVAVQMDHVSTIQIEGDSTFAMCLEAQQRGHEIYHYTPAQLSLRDGVVYAPVEPMTLQDKEGDHYTLGPRERTDLATMDVVLLRQDPPFDMSYITSTHLLERIHPQTLVVNDPAWVRNSPEKIFVTEFPDLMPDTLITSDPDEVAAFRRDMGDIIIKPLYGNGGDGVFHLREDDRNLSSLLEMFEHMYREPLIAQRYLPAVRSGDKRILLVDGEPVGAINRVPAETDARSNMHVGGRAEPIDLTEREREICARIGPSLRERGFLLVGIDVIGDVMTEINVTSPTGLREVRKFGGADIAALLWDAIEAKRAAAQG from the coding sequence ATGTCGGGAAATTTGAAGGTAGCGGTCCAGATGGACCACGTTTCGACGATCCAGATCGAAGGCGATTCAACCTTCGCCATGTGCCTTGAGGCGCAGCAACGCGGTCATGAGATCTACCACTACACACCGGCGCAGCTGTCGCTGCGCGACGGGGTCGTCTATGCGCCGGTCGAGCCGATGACGCTGCAGGACAAGGAGGGCGATCACTATACACTTGGTCCGCGCGAACGCACGGATCTGGCGACAATGGACGTCGTGCTGCTGCGTCAGGACCCGCCGTTTGACATGTCCTACATCACGTCGACGCATCTGCTGGAGCGTATCCATCCGCAGACGCTTGTGGTCAATGATCCGGCCTGGGTGCGCAACTCGCCTGAAAAGATTTTCGTGACCGAGTTTCCCGATCTCATGCCCGACACGCTGATTACCAGCGATCCGGACGAGGTGGCGGCTTTCCGCCGCGATATGGGCGACATCATCATCAAGCCGCTCTACGGAAACGGCGGTGACGGCGTCTTTCACCTGCGCGAAGATGACCGCAACCTGTCATCGCTTTTGGAGATGTTTGAGCACATGTACCGAGAGCCGCTGATCGCCCAACGCTATCTGCCTGCCGTGCGGTCCGGGGACAAGCGCATCCTTCTGGTGGATGGCGAGCCCGTCGGAGCCATCAACCGCGTGCCGGCCGAGACCGACGCGCGGTCGAACATGCATGTGGGCGGGCGCGCCGAACCGATCGACCTGACCGAGCGCGAGCGCGAAATCTGTGCCCGCATCGGCCCGTCTCTGCGTGAGCGCGGCTTTTTGCTCGTCGGCATCGATGTGATCGGCGATGTGATGACGGAAATCAACGTGACGTCGCCAACCGGCCTTCGCGAAGTGCGCAAATTCGGCGGCGCCGACATTGCAGCGCTTTTATGGGATGCCATCGAGGCAAAACGCGCCGCTGCTCAGGGCTGA
- the recR gene encoding recombination mediator RecR, protein MSKSVAGPEIERLIQLLAKVPGLGPRSARRAALHLIKKKEQLLGPLADALAAARDSVTVCSTCGNVDTRDPCTVCTDQRRDRGVIIVVEDVADLWALERASAMNCLYHVLGGTLSPLDGIGPDDLNIKPLVERISSGEGAKEVIIAVNATVEGQTTAHYITDRLDGLDVTITRLAHGVPVGGELDYLDEGTLTAALRSRTSL, encoded by the coding sequence ATGTCAAAAAGCGTCGCCGGACCCGAAATCGAAAGGCTGATCCAGCTTCTGGCCAAGGTGCCGGGGCTTGGGCCGCGCTCGGCCCGCCGTGCGGCGCTGCACCTGATCAAGAAAAAGGAACAGCTGCTGGGACCACTCGCCGATGCCCTGGCGGCCGCACGCGACAGCGTGACCGTGTGCTCGACCTGCGGCAATGTCGATACGCGCGATCCCTGCACGGTGTGCACCGACCAACGCCGCGACCGGGGCGTGATCATCGTGGTCGAAGACGTTGCCGACCTGTGGGCGCTGGAGCGCGCATCGGCGATGAATTGCCTTTATCACGTTCTCGGCGGCACGCTTTCGCCGCTTGACGGGATCGGGCCGGACGATCTGAACATCAAGCCGCTGGTGGAACGTATCTCGTCCGGCGAAGGCGCGAAGGAAGTCATCATCGCCGTCAATGCGACAGTCGAGGGTCAGACGACGGCGCATTACATCACCGACCGCCTCGATGGGCTGGACGTCACGATCACGCGCCTCGCCCATGGCGTACCGGTGGGCGGTGAACTCGACTATCTGGACGAAGGCACGCTGACGGCGGCGCTCAGATCACGCACGTCGCTTTAA
- a CDS encoding tryptophanase has protein sequence MKTIFEPFRIKTVEPIRVTTRDERERLIKDAHYNLFGLHADDVLIDLLTDSGTGAMSAAQWAAVMRGDESYAGSPSFYRFEAAVKALMPFTHIIPTHQGRAAEAILFSIFGGPGRNIPNNTHFDTTRGNIEASGAAGHDLVIAEGKDPGGLHPFKGNIDLERLEFYLGEHGDSVPCVMTTITNNAGGGQPVSLANIRATAALARKFNKPFIIDGCRFAENAWFIKQREAGQGARSIPDIVNDCFAEADGMTMSAKKDAFGNIGGWLALNDDDLAEQARNHLIRTEGFPTYGGLSGRDLDALAQGLTEIVDEDYLRYRIRTNEYIIERLDALGVPVVKPAGGHAVFVDARAWLPHIPPLEYPGQALSVALYETGGIRGCEIGTVMFGAHPDGTETPAPMDLVRLAIPRRTYTQSHADYMIEVFEDLSRTKDSLRGLRIVRQPKLMRHFTCRFERLGA, from the coding sequence ATGAAAACGATTTTCGAGCCTTTTCGCATCAAAACCGTCGAGCCCATCCGTGTCACAACCCGCGATGAGCGCGAGAGACTTATCAAGGATGCCCATTACAATCTGTTCGGTCTGCATGCTGATGACGTGCTGATCGATCTGTTGACCGATAGTGGCACAGGCGCAATGAGTGCCGCCCAATGGGCGGCCGTCATGCGCGGCGATGAGAGCTATGCCGGTTCGCCTTCATTTTACAGGTTCGAGGCCGCGGTCAAGGCTCTCATGCCCTTCACTCACATCATCCCGACCCATCAGGGACGGGCCGCTGAAGCCATTTTGTTTTCTATCTTCGGCGGGCCCGGCCGCAACATTCCGAACAATACGCATTTCGACACCACACGCGGCAATATAGAGGCTTCAGGCGCTGCCGGGCACGATCTGGTGATTGCCGAAGGCAAGGACCCGGGCGGCCTGCATCCATTCAAGGGCAATATCGACCTGGAGAGGCTTGAATTCTATCTGGGTGAGCATGGTGACAGCGTGCCGTGCGTCATGACCACGATCACCAACAATGCAGGCGGCGGTCAGCCGGTGAGCCTGGCGAACATCCGGGCGACGGCCGCCCTGGCGCGCAAGTTCAACAAGCCCTTTATCATCGACGGCTGTCGGTTTGCCGAAAACGCCTGGTTCATAAAGCAACGCGAAGCCGGACAGGGCGCACGCTCGATCCCCGACATCGTGAACGACTGCTTCGCCGAGGCCGACGGGATGACCATGAGCGCCAAGAAGGACGCATTCGGCAATATTGGCGGCTGGCTGGCCTTAAACGATGACGATTTGGCGGAACAGGCACGCAACCACCTCATCCGGACCGAGGGGTTCCCGACATATGGCGGTTTGTCGGGGCGCGATCTGGACGCGCTCGCGCAGGGGCTGACCGAGATCGTGGACGAAGACTACCTTCGCTATCGCATTCGCACCAACGAGTACATAATCGAACGGCTGGATGCGCTGGGCGTTCCCGTTGTGAAACCCGCCGGAGGGCACGCGGTGTTTGTCGACGCCAGAGCCTGGCTGCCGCATATCCCGCCGCTTGAATATCCGGGGCAGGCCCTGTCCGTGGCGCTCTATGAAACCGGCGGCATAAGGGGCTGTGAAATCGGAACAGTGATGTTTGGTGCCCATCCGGACGGAACGGAAACCCCGGCGCCGATGGACCTGGTTCGCCTGGCGATCCCGCGCCGCACCTATACGCAAAGCCATGCGGATTACATGATTGAGGTTTTTGAAGACCTGTCGCGGACGAAAGACAGTCTGCGCGGCCTGCGTATCGTGCGGCAACCCAAACTGATGCGGCATTTCACCTGCCGGTTTGAAAGACTGGGGGCGTGA
- a CDS encoding MarR family winged helix-turn-helix transcriptional regulator produces MSHSQQIPATSIALTYEDRPAPRDDQIDHGILHEFVGMYLRVAYEAAYEDFTKRLGPEALKPGYFTILTLIVHNPRISQTQIGAASARDKSTVTKALRWMEDTGLITRLTSARDRRAHLSVATKKGVEMQARMEAKAVAHLAALNDAIGPERCAEFIQVLKDMAANLRRSDERRGR; encoded by the coding sequence ATGTCGCACTCACAGCAAATACCGGCCACGAGCATCGCCCTGACCTATGAAGACCGCCCGGCGCCACGCGACGATCAGATTGACCACGGTATTCTGCATGAGTTTGTCGGCATGTATTTGCGTGTGGCTTACGAGGCGGCCTATGAGGACTTTACCAAAAGGCTGGGGCCGGAAGCGCTCAAACCCGGCTATTTCACGATCCTGACCTTGATTGTACACAATCCGCGCATCAGTCAGACCCAGATTGGCGCGGCCTCGGCCCGTGACAAATCGACGGTAACCAAGGCTCTGCGCTGGATGGAAGACACCGGCCTGATCACGCGTCTCACATCGGCGCGCGACCGCCGCGCGCATTTGAGCGTCGCCACAAAAAAGGGCGTTGAGATGCAGGCCCGGATGGAGGCCAAGGCCGTGGCGCATCTTGCGGCTCTGAACGACGCGATCGGTCCGGAAAGATGCGCTGAGTTCATTCAGGTGCTGAAGGACATGGCGGCTAACCTGCGCCGCTCGGATGAAAGGAGGGGGCGGTGA
- a CDS encoding TRAP transporter large permease, with amino-acid sequence MGVWEIAAVSFGGVFVLMMSGMPIAFAMLLVGLAGIWINISERTAMGIIGQLPINATMSYELSVLPMFILMGVFVTRSRMSEDLYRLCHGFVGHMRGGLAAATILACGGFSALSGSSIATAATMAKVAVPEMRRYGYADGFAASAVAAGGTLGILIPPSVILVLYGIATGTDIGALFLAGVLPGLLAILLYLAAIRITASIDPSCAPSAPRVPWAERINHFRSIGPILILFVAIIGGLYQGVFTPTEAGGVGATGALAFALWRRALSLKDFVASLIETVLTTASLFLVLIGALVFSNFMNLIGLPAALSDLITSLGVGPVAVILTIFMVYIVLGMFMESLSMILLTVPIFFPIVTQMGFDPVWFGIFAVMVTELSLITPPVGLNIFVIKSVISNLSVTAIYRGILPFVMADVVRIIAIIALPWIVLVLPQMAR; translated from the coding sequence ATGGGCGTGTGGGAGATAGCGGCTGTTTCTTTTGGCGGTGTGTTTGTACTGATGATGTCGGGCATGCCGATTGCCTTTGCCATGCTTCTGGTCGGCCTCGCAGGTATCTGGATCAATATTTCCGAACGCACGGCGATGGGGATCATCGGCCAGCTGCCGATCAACGCCACCATGTCCTATGAGTTGTCGGTTCTTCCGATGTTTATCCTGATGGGTGTTTTCGTGACCCGTTCGCGCATGTCCGAAGACCTCTACCGCCTCTGTCACGGATTTGTCGGTCATATGCGCGGCGGTCTGGCGGCAGCAACGATCCTTGCCTGTGGCGGGTTTTCCGCACTCAGCGGCTCATCCATTGCCACTGCTGCGACCATGGCGAAAGTCGCTGTGCCGGAGATGCGTCGCTACGGCTATGCGGACGGTTTTGCCGCCTCCGCCGTGGCGGCCGGCGGCACCTTGGGCATTCTCATCCCGCCGTCCGTGATCCTGGTCCTTTACGGCATCGCAACCGGTACGGATATCGGTGCGCTTTTCCTGGCCGGCGTGCTTCCCGGCCTGCTGGCAATTCTGCTGTATTTGGCGGCAATCCGGATTACTGCCAGTATCGACCCGTCCTGTGCGCCATCCGCTCCGCGCGTACCCTGGGCGGAGCGGATCAACCACTTTCGCAGTATCGGCCCGATCCTGATCCTCTTCGTGGCGATCATCGGCGGGCTTTATCAGGGGGTCTTCACGCCCACCGAGGCCGGGGGGGTCGGTGCAACGGGGGCACTGGCATTCGCTTTGTGGCGACGCGCCCTGTCCTTGAAGGACTTTGTCGCTTCACTGATCGAGACGGTGCTGACGACAGCGAGCCTTTTTCTGGTGCTGATCGGCGCACTTGTGTTTTCCAACTTCATGAACCTGATCGGCCTGCCTGCCGCGCTGTCCGATCTGATCACATCGCTCGGCGTCGGGCCGGTGGCGGTGATCCTCACCATATTCATGGTCTACATCGTGCTGGGCATGTTCATGGAAAGCCTGTCGATGATCTTGCTGACGGTGCCGATCTTTTTCCCGATCGTCACCCAGATGGGTTTCGATCCGGTCTGGTTCGGCATATTTGCCGTCATGGTAACGGAGCTTTCGCTCATCACGCCACCGGTGGGGCTCAATATCTTTGTCATCAAATCCGTGATCAGCAATCTGTCGGTCACCGCGATTTACCGGGGTATTCTGCCATTTGTCATGGCCGATGTCGTGCGTATCATTGCGATCATCGCATTGCCCTGGATCGTCCTGGTCCTGCCTCAGATGGCCCGGTAA
- a CDS encoding TRAP transporter small permease, giving the protein MRLTANFDRLCLMLAWASGTIAACVMIVTFVGVTMRYVFRSPLMGGFEMIEIGMGLMVFTALPLMIRRRGNISVTLLSDRFPPNLARVTTTLSDLIGAALTGFIAWRVWLQGDRLVTYGEVTMELRVPKGLIAQGMATLLAIAALAFLVCAMEAIRRHRSANEPGAA; this is encoded by the coding sequence ATGCGCCTGACGGCCAATTTCGACAGATTATGCCTGATGCTGGCGTGGGCCTCCGGCACCATTGCCGCCTGTGTCATGATCGTGACCTTCGTCGGCGTGACGATGCGCTATGTCTTTCGCAGCCCGCTCATGGGCGGCTTCGAGATGATCGAGATCGGGATGGGGTTGATGGTCTTCACCGCATTGCCCCTGATGATCCGCAGGCGTGGCAACATTTCAGTGACCTTGCTGTCGGACCGGTTTCCGCCGAACCTGGCGCGCGTGACAACAACCCTTTCTGATCTCATTGGCGCCGCGCTCACCGGCTTCATTGCCTGGCGGGTTTGGTTGCAGGGCGATCGTCTGGTCACCTATGGCGAGGTGACAATGGAACTGCGTGTTCCCAAAGGCTTGATTGCCCAGGGCATGGCCACACTTCTGGCGATTGCCGCTCTTGCTTTTCTTGTTTGTGCCATGGAGGCGATCCGCCGACACCGTTCCGCCAATGAGCCCGGAGCCGCGTGA
- a CDS encoding TRAP transporter substrate-binding protein — MNAFKVLTAAVATAMISLPALAQETTTIRVGSWLPPHHLIVSGILKPWAEAIESETDGSLKFEFMTSALGPPPAQFDLLLDQAFDVGYGVSGHNAGRFTMTQVMDLPFMSPDPWAGSAAAWQTYAKWGQEYGEHDGVHLVGLFVHSNPNINMANGRVDTLADLEGKTIRVGGNVTGRIMSELGASPVQLPPTEAQTAMSRGVADGITFPLESIDFFGITPVITSITKVPGGLYTDTFWIAFNQATWDSLTAEQQAAVEKHSGMAIALLAGFAWTNGDAYGEERLNENNVEFITLPDEDLAAARERLAPLEAEWLAQASEKGFDGEAILNYARSMVDHYNTTRAVNVAQ; from the coding sequence ATGAATGCTTTCAAGGTCCTGACAGCCGCAGTGGCGACGGCGATGATTTCGCTGCCGGCCCTTGCCCAGGAAACAACCACAATCCGGGTCGGCAGCTGGCTGCCACCCCATCATCTCATCGTTTCGGGCATCCTGAAGCCCTGGGCCGAAGCGATTGAATCGGAAACCGACGGATCGCTTAAATTCGAATTCATGACATCGGCCCTCGGGCCTCCGCCGGCACAATTCGATCTGCTTTTGGATCAGGCATTTGATGTCGGTTATGGCGTAAGCGGTCACAACGCCGGCCGTTTCACGATGACCCAGGTGATGGATCTTCCGTTCATGTCACCTGATCCATGGGCCGGTTCTGCTGCCGCGTGGCAGACCTACGCCAAATGGGGTCAGGAATACGGAGAACACGATGGTGTCCATCTTGTAGGCCTGTTTGTGCATTCCAACCCCAACATCAACATGGCCAATGGCCGGGTTGACACATTGGCCGACCTCGAAGGCAAGACGATCCGCGTCGGAGGGAACGTCACGGGACGGATCATGTCCGAACTCGGCGCATCGCCGGTCCAATTGCCTCCCACAGAGGCGCAAACGGCCATGTCGCGCGGCGTTGCGGACGGCATCACATTCCCATTGGAATCCATCGACTTTTTCGGAATCACACCGGTTATCACGTCGATCACCAAAGTGCCTGGAGGCCTCTATACCGATACGTTCTGGATCGCGTTCAATCAGGCAACCTGGGACAGTTTGACGGCAGAGCAACAGGCGGCTGTCGAAAAACACTCAGGCATGGCCATTGCGCTTCTTGCAGGCTTTGCCTGGACAAACGGTGACGCCTACGGCGAAGAACGCCTCAATGAAAACAATGTCGAATTCATCACTCTGCCGGATGAAGATCTGGCCGCCGCGCGCGAACGGCTGGCGCCTTTGGAAGCCGAATGGCTGGCGCAGGCCAGTGAGAAAGGCTTTGATGGCGAAGCGATCCTCAATTACGCCCGCTCCATGGTGGATCACTACAACACCACGCGCGCTGTGAACGTCGCTCAATAA
- a CDS encoding NAD(P)-dependent oxidoreductase codes for MSEQPTLGYIGIGLMGAPMSARLLAAGNRVVVWNRTAAKAEPLVAKGAVMGKSAADVARQADIVFMCLTDTKAVEAAVFGADGIAAGARDGTILVDFSSIQPEATRVFAERLQKDTGMRWLDAPVSGGVPGAEAGTLAIMAGGSQDTFDAVKPFILQMAAQFTLMGPIGAGQTTKLCNQVIVGCTMAVLAEATRLATNAGVDAARLPEALTGGFADSKPLQLFVPRMVNGQHEPPLGHVYTMLKDLDSVRDLARQSASPVPFTAMAAEQFRLLSARRGDEADALEIFKLSGPDRF; via the coding sequence ATGAGCGAACAACCGACACTTGGATATATCGGCATCGGCCTGATGGGTGCGCCGATGAGTGCGCGGCTCCTGGCGGCAGGCAACCGTGTCGTCGTCTGGAACCGCACGGCGGCAAAGGCGGAGCCGCTTGTCGCAAAGGGTGCGGTGATGGGCAAAAGTGCCGCTGATGTGGCCCGTCAGGCAGATATCGTTTTTATGTGCCTGACCGATACAAAGGCAGTCGAAGCCGCGGTCTTCGGCGCCGACGGGATTGCCGCCGGCGCCCGCGACGGCACCATTCTGGTTGATTTTTCGTCAATACAGCCCGAGGCGACGCGCGTCTTTGCCGAACGGCTGCAAAAGGACACCGGCATGCGCTGGCTGGACGCGCCGGTTTCCGGCGGTGTGCCCGGTGCAGAGGCCGGCACGCTGGCGATCATGGCGGGCGGAAGCCAGGATACGTTCGATGCGGTGAAACCCTTTATCTTGCAGATGGCCGCCCAGTTCACGTTGATGGGGCCAATCGGGGCCGGACAGACGACGAAACTCTGCAATCAGGTAATTGTGGGATGCACCATGGCGGTTTTGGCTGAAGCCACGCGGCTTGCCACCAATGCCGGTGTCGACGCGGCACGTCTGCCCGAAGCGCTCACCGGCGGATTTGCCGACAGCAAACCCTTGCAATTATTCGTGCCCCGGATGGTGAATGGACAACACGAACCGCCGCTCGGCCACGTCTACACAATGCTGAAAGATCTCGATTCCGTCAGGGATCTGGCTCGGCAATCGGCCTCGCCCGTACCCTTCACCGCGATGGCCGCCGAGCAGTTTCGTTTGCTGAGCGCGCGCCGGGGCGACGAGGCCGACGCATTGGAAATCTTCAAACTGAGCGGACCGGACAGGTTTTAA
- the ilvD gene encoding dihydroxy-acid dehydratase → MSSDPVKRLRSRITTDGIDRTPHRAFMRAMGLDDDAIAKPMVGVVSQKGETTPCNMTHYAQVEYAKTGVAMAGGTPREFTTISVSDGIGMNHEGMKFSLVSREIIADSIEAVVHGHAYDGLIGYGGCDKTLPGVIMGMVRCNVPSVFVYGGSALPGRHNGADVSVLNAYEAVGAVQTGTMTQDELTQLEEACKPTIGACAGQFTANTMAMVAEALGLTVPNSAMIPGVYSERQGVGHRAGALVMEMIERGGPLPRDIVTRKALENACAIVAATGGSTNTALHIPAIAHEAGITFTADDVAVVLHRTPFIGNLRPGGQYHAKDVYEIGGSHVVIKELIAHGFLHGDTLTVTGRTLAEEVADAPAPDGEVIRPVKDAIASSGGVVVLKGNLCPDGALLKVAGLKSKVFSGTARVFECEDDAVEAVHSGDYSEGQVLIVRNEGPVGGPGMREMLGLTALIYGQGMGEKVALLTDGRFSGATRGMCIGHAAPEAAAGGPLGLVQQGDRITIDGENATIELDVSDAELEKRRAAWTPPVSRHRGGLLQKYAATVGQAHEGAVTHAGNAQWPAPRG, encoded by the coding sequence ATGTCGTCCGACCCTGTCAAACGCCTTCGTTCGCGGATCACGACGGATGGGATCGACCGGACACCGCACCGGGCCTTCATGCGGGCGATGGGCCTTGACGACGACGCGATTGCCAAGCCGATGGTCGGCGTGGTCAGTCAGAAGGGCGAAACCACGCCATGCAACATGACCCATTATGCGCAGGTGGAATATGCCAAAACCGGGGTGGCCATGGCAGGCGGTACGCCCCGCGAGTTCACGACGATTTCCGTTTCCGATGGCATCGGCATGAATCACGAGGGCATGAAATTCTCACTGGTCAGCCGTGAAATCATTGCCGACAGCATCGAGGCGGTTGTTCATGGCCACGCCTATGACGGGCTCATCGGCTATGGCGGCTGCGACAAGACGTTGCCGGGCGTCATCATGGGTATGGTACGCTGCAATGTGCCCTCGGTATTTGTCTATGGAGGGTCCGCCTTACCCGGTCGTCACAATGGTGCGGACGTTTCGGTCCTGAACGCCTATGAAGCCGTCGGGGCGGTGCAGACCGGGACGATGACGCAAGACGAGCTGACGCAGCTGGAAGAAGCCTGCAAGCCGACCATCGGAGCCTGCGCCGGGCAATTCACCGCCAATACGATGGCGATGGTCGCAGAGGCGCTGGGCCTGACTGTGCCCAACTCCGCGATGATACCCGGCGTCTATTCCGAAAGGCAGGGTGTAGGCCACCGTGCAGGCGCACTGGTGATGGAGATGATTGAACGCGGCGGGCCGCTGCCTCGCGATATCGTCACCAGAAAAGCGCTTGAGAATGCATGCGCCATCGTGGCGGCGACGGGCGGCTCGACCAACACCGCGCTGCACATTCCGGCCATCGCCCACGAAGCGGGGATCACGTTTACCGCCGATGATGTCGCCGTGGTGCTGCATCGCACGCCCTTTATTGGCAATCTGCGGCCCGGTGGCCAGTATCACGCGAAAGATGTTTACGAGATCGGCGGATCGCACGTGGTGATCAAGGAATTGATTGCTCATGGGTTTCTGCACGGCGACACGCTGACCGTAACAGGCCGCACGCTTGCCGAGGAGGTGGCTGATGCCCCTGCGCCGGACGGCGAGGTTATCCGTCCGGTGAAAGATGCAATCGCATCGTCGGGTGGTGTTGTGGTGCTGAAAGGCAATCTTTGCCCGGACGGCGCGCTTTTGAAGGTGGCCGGGCTGAAATCGAAGGTGTTTTCCGGCACGGCGCGGGTCTTCGAGTGCGAGGATGACGCTGTCGAAGCGGTGCACAGCGGCGACTATTCTGAAGGTCAGGTGCTGATTGTGCGCAATGAAGGGCCTGTGGGCGGGCCGGGCATGCGCGAAATGCTCGGACTGACAGCGCTCATCTACGGCCAGGGCATGGGTGAGAAGGTTGCCCTTCTCACCGATGGCCGTTTTTCCGGAGCAACGCGCGGAATGTGTATCGGTCATGCCGCACCCGAGGCAGCTGCCGGCGGGCCTCTGGGTTTGGTTCAGCAAGGCGACCGGATTACAATTGACGGCGAAAACGCCACCATTGAGCTCGACGTGTCCGATGCGGAGCTGGAGAAACGGCGGGCGGCATGGACACCGCCGGTAAGCCGCCACCGCGGCGGGCTTCTGCAGAAATACGCGGCAACCGTGGGGCAGGCGCATGAGGGGGCCGTGACCCATGCGGGCAATGCCCAGTGGCCGGCGCCGCGCGGTTGA
- a CDS encoding hydroxypyruvate isomerase family protein: MRLISNISMMFTELPVAERLSAAKEAGFEGVEIQFPDGDDIPQLAAASRRTGIPIVLINVPRGPGDAVGLAAIPGEEDAYRAAVAECARNAGALGATKVNVLSGRPPADADPNECAWVLRQNLIHTADVMQEIGVRVMVEPVNRIDVPGFFLSGLKTGLELLSDIEHSNLYLQFDFYHMAITEPDLCEAIGRAGPHIGHVQFADTSGRHEPGTGDIDFRAAIAALKATGYDAEVSAEYNPRSETQAGLDWMAQFKEFLK; encoded by the coding sequence ATGCGGCTGATTTCAAATATCTCAATGATGTTCACGGAACTGCCTGTCGCGGAGCGCCTTTCAGCTGCAAAGGAGGCCGGGTTCGAGGGCGTGGAAATTCAGTTTCCCGATGGCGATGACATCCCGCAACTGGCGGCGGCGTCGCGGAGAACAGGCATTCCGATCGTGTTGATCAACGTGCCGCGCGGACCCGGAGACGCCGTCGGCCTGGCGGCCATTCCCGGCGAAGAAGACGCCTACCGTGCGGCGGTCGCCGAATGCGCCCGAAATGCCGGCGCTTTAGGCGCAACAAAGGTGAATGTCCTTTCCGGACGTCCACCTGCGGATGCGGATCCAAATGAATGCGCCTGGGTTCTGCGGCAGAATCTGATCCACACCGCCGATGTGATGCAGGAGATCGGTGTGCGCGTCATGGTCGAGCCGGTGAACCGGATTGATGTTCCGGGATTCTTTCTGTCAGGACTGAAAACGGGGCTGGAGTTGCTGTCTGACATCGAGCACAGCAATCTCTATCTCCAGTTCGATTTTTACCACATGGCGATCACGGAACCGGACCTGTGCGAAGCGATTGGTCGAGCAGGCCCGCATATCGGCCATGTGCAATTCGCAGATACAAGTGGCAGGCACGAACCGGGTACCGGAGACATCGACTTTCGCGCCGCGATCGCCGCCTTGAAGGCGACCGGCTACGATGCTGAAGTTTCCGCCGAATACAATCCCAGAAGCGAAACACAAGCGGGTCTTGATTGGATGGCGCAGTTCAAAGAGTTTCTCAAATGA
- a CDS encoding 2-keto-4-pentenoate hydratase — translation MTDDAIEKIMADVVSHAAFTSYDADQTLTLEDGYRFQDALADRLVARGGRIGTAGWKIAANAPQLLERFGLEEPLSGRVFKSQVHESPANLSDTTFRQFAFEPEIAAIMKTGLSGTNISRQETASAIDRLVPAIELLDMREVDMPSVRIANVVAQNISNEGIVIGGPGIAPQDFDPDVVQTEVSVDGKVELQVTGAAPQNPIDAVAWLADHLTKRGQRLEAGQVVLCGTHCPIWYHDKPGDIVVEMTDLGEVAMRL, via the coding sequence ATGACAGATGATGCGATCGAAAAAATCATGGCGGATGTGGTGAGCCATGCCGCATTTACTTCGTATGACGCCGACCAGACATTAACCCTGGAAGACGGATATCGTTTTCAGGACGCGCTGGCGGACCGGCTTGTCGCGCGCGGGGGCCGTATCGGAACCGCAGGCTGGAAGATTGCCGCAAACGCCCCGCAGCTTCTGGAACGCTTTGGCCTTGAAGAACCGCTCAGCGGACGCGTCTTCAAGAGCCAGGTTCATGAAAGCCCGGCAAATCTTTCGGACACCACGTTCCGGCAATTCGCCTTCGAGCCGGAAATCGCCGCGATTATGAAAACCGGCCTGTCCGGTACAAACATCAGCCGGCAGGAGACCGCGTCCGCAATCGATCGCCTGGTTCCGGCGATCGAGCTGCTGGATATGCGCGAGGTCGACATGCCGTCCGTCAGGATAGCGAATGTCGTGGCGCAGAATATTTCAAACGAAGGCATCGTGATCGGCGGCCCCGGTATCGCTCCGCAGGACTTTGACCCGGATGTCGTTCAAACCGAAGTGAGCGTGGACGGAAAAGTCGAGTTGCAGGTAACCGGTGCCGCCCCACAAAATCCCATTGACGCGGTGGCCTGGCTGGCAGATCACCTGACAAAACGCGGACAACGTCTTGAAGCCGGTCAGGTTGTCCTGTGCGGCACACATTGCCCCATCTGGTATCATGACAAACCGGGTGACATCGTTGTGGAGATGACCGACCTTGGCGAGGTGGCCATGCGCCTCTAG